The genomic DNA tttattttcaatctatgagtttgactaaccctctggtatctttcgtccctcttttgcaaTAGTTTTTCTATTAGAATTCGAGACATTTGTTTTCGGCATATATTCTAGAATGATCTGTAGCACATTAAGTACGTCTGTTAACTTGTAAGCAGTCTTCTAGATTTACTTAGCCCAATCAGCTTAActctgtatttttttcaattttttgaatcaaatttataatttcctAAAAGAAAGTAGAAAGTAACTTCAGAGATATTCAAGCACAAAATTACAATGCCATGACAAAAACAAACCGGAAGACTACGAAAAGAcgaacaatagtacacaaaaaaacacataaaactaaATACCGAGCTACCGTTGTAGCGAACTGTACTAAAACTTGGAGAGATTGTTGGTGCTCTTGAAGTGTAAACAGATCcagcttcacatgtggcaccgtCGTGTTTCTCGTGTAAGTACATACGCGATGATAAGTTTGAAATACATTTAGTTTCCTTTTGAACCTTTGTTGATGGCACAATCAAAAATTGTGTTGGGTTGATTAATACAGAGTCCTTGGTCATATGATACGCGACCAACTCAGTACAAGAATCTATGAAAAAGGAGAGaatttttaactttgaaattgtcGATTAACCCGGCTGAGTAGCAACATACCAAATTCAACAGCATGTGCCATATACATTTCCAAAGTACTTTGGTATTCAAGAGTTTGCTACTTTTTTCACTCTTGATCTTTTaaatctgggcgtcactggtgagtcttgtttGGACGATgtgcgtttttggcgtattgaattttaaacctgatcccttttgttatctatcaatcatgtatttctttgtctaatacgttctcctatttatttttataagagtcctgtaatattatgttgtcatttcaatgttatatttaacattgccattaaagtgcgaggtttggcatgccacaaaactaggttcaacccaccatttttatccttaaaaatttccaagtcaggaaaatggcaattgttatatcatagttccgtttctgtgtgtgtaacattttaacgttgttgatccgttgtgtcgtttgttttctcttatatttgattgtgaattcacattactataagttATGTGACGGTAcatttctatcccaaattcatgtatttggttttgatgtgatatttgttattctcaaaggattttgtctaatgcttagtccgtttctgtgtgtgttacatgttaatgttgtgtcgttgttctcctcttatataaaatgcgtttccctcagttttagtttgttgccccaattttgttttttgttcatagatttacgagttttgaacagcggtatactactgcctTTATTTTGCAGCTGCTATTCATACTTTGTAacacgtcaccagtgtctgagcagaaggTTGATGAATCAGTGTTAGGTCAAAGaacgtcctttttctaaaaatatttatcattaggtaccaagaccttgtttttaattattccgtatcaaattcacaaataataaatgatgGTGTTGAAGTATATGGCTTGACGTCATAAAAGTTGCAAGTCAACGACgtcaatattcatgatattatcTAAACGTTATTGATTCAAAACGTTATTGCTTCAAAACAACctcaaaaatgtggtgcacatttttatgttattcctGCATTAAATTGGTGCTTATATGTTATATAAGTTATGTTTAtacataatttgattttaattactCAGTAGTCATTATTTTAGGATTTTCCCAGGATGTGTATTTTCTTTGCTGTTGAGATGAAACAGATTTATTATCATATGTCAATCAGTTAGATATGAAGTTTATCACATGTTCTTAGCAGGAGGTCTAATTTCATCAGTtccaatacaaatatacatgtcTTGTTAATTAGTGACCACTTGTGGCATTTGGCTTCCTTTGTCCTTTGTTTCTTGATACATTAATCTGGGTGCAGTTTCAACTCCTCCCACTTAGGAGTATCCCATTAAGAAGTTGTGTATTAAAAACCTGTGTATGCTGCCTTGAGTATTCATTTATCTAAATGCAGATTAAGCAGTTATAGAATAATCTTGGCTAATAGTGCTAATAGTGTTTTAGCTAAAAACTTGAACTTTCAGTGTTTGGATTACTTTACAAAAGCTATATTACAGTTTTTAAACAActtaatataattcaaattatataacctgaaaaaataaacattattttggaATATATGTAACTGACAACAAAATGTCTGGCAGAGGAAAAGGTGTTCGAAGGAAAACTAGGAGTTCTCCGTATGAGACCCAATGGGATTCTAATAACCCTTCTAACTGGACAATAAACAAACTAAAAGAAGAACTTAACAAAAAGGGAATAAGAACACCTTCTGGTATGTCAAAACAAGTGttaaaacaactttatttaGAGAATTGTTTTGATGGAGTAACATCTTTAGAGACACAACAGACAGACACCGTTAGTGATGAGATTAACGCAGATTCCTCACCAGAGAGCACTCTTCCAATTACATTAGCAGAATCAGTGCATCAACACAGAAGCAGTGTTTCAAATGGTGAAAATGAGAATGGTGGAACAGACAGGAACATAGCTCAGTGTTTTGAAGGACTTCAAGAGACCTTCAAACAGCTAATTTACAGAGACAATTGTACTCATGACACAAGTAGAGATCGCGAATTCAACCTTCAACAGTGGTACAACCATGCAGGGATTGGGAATAGGAGTGAAACTTCTAACAGAGGAAATAATACCGTTTTACATGGAAATACACAAGAGCATGTATCTTTCATCTCAGGACCACAAGTTGGAAATGTTTCATGTGGAGTGCGTTCGGATGAATATTCTAATGTGGACATTATATCTCCTTCTATTCAAAAGCAAATCATTGACGGTAAGGATGTTAATTTGGCATCTCTTCTTATCCCAAACTATGAAACTCCCCAAATTCACTCTGTTGCAGCTAATGGGTTAGAGTTAAATATTTCTGGGAAGCCAGATCCCCGTCTTAATAGAAAACTCACAATTCAAGAATTCATTAAGGCATTTGGCAAGTTTAAGAGGGTCATGTCATCAGTTTACCCTGACCGTAGAGCAGAGCTAGATGCTTATGAAGATGAGATTATAGATATTAGTAATTTTTATGGTGACAGATTTTATGATTACCATAAATTGTTTTCTGCAAAATCAGCAGCTCTTTTAAGGGAGAGAAGGATTAAGGTTGACTGGAGCAAAAGAGATAGGGATCTTCTTTCATTAATAGTTGCTGGTGGGAATGTAaatgtttgcaaaatttgtaatttggttgATCACACTACTGCTTTTTGTCCTATGCAAACCTCCATGACATATCAAGATTACCCAGATAAAGTATCAAGGCAGGTAGACACTACTGATAAGTTAGGTAGAAAGAAAATTTATCATTCTGGGCGGGAGGTGTGCAATAATTTTAATACCAGTAGGGGTTGTAGCAGgagtttttgtcatttttcacaTATCTGTAGCAGATGTAAAGTTGCTGGTCATACCCTATTATCTTGTCAAAAAGTTTTCCCCTCTCAAGGTAGGACTGAAGTACAATCTAAGCCACATACAGTAAACTCTACACAAAAGTTTgagaaaataacaacaaataagcAAGGTCAATGACTACATGATTTCCCATATCTGGCTACTACTCCAATTAATGTTATTAAACTTGCAAAAGAATTAATTTCTCATCCTGacaaaaaatttgttaactatTTATGCAATGGCTTAGAGAAAGGATTTGATACTATGGTATCTACAACAGATTTACCTACAAAAGAATGTAGGAATAGTTTATCTGCTAGGACACAACCAGATGTGGTTTCTGATTTGATAGAGAAAGAAGTTTTTAAAGGTTTCTTGTATGGGCCTTTTAAGGATCccccttttcaaaaatataggGTAAGCCCAATTGGTATTGCAGAAGGGAAATATTCTGGTAAAAAGCGTTTAATATTGGACTTATCTTCACCACATAATGATGATAAACATCTTAGTATTAATGATCTTATTGACAAACATAATTGCTCAATGTCTTATGTTAGAATAGATGACGCCATTgatgttattttgaaatttggaaGAAATTCCTGGCTTTGCAAGTTCGACATATCCGACGCGTTCAAAAATTGTCCAATTGTACCAAGTCAGTGGCCTCTTTTCTGCATAAAATgggaaaaaatgtattatttttatgtccGTTTAACTTTTGGATGTCGTTCAAGCCCCAAAATTTTTGACCATTTATCCCAAGCTTTGTGTCATATTGcagaaaacaattacaaagttaaTAGCATTTTGCATTTATTGGATGATTTCCTAACCATAGATCCACCAGATGCTGATGGTGAGAGGACTATGGCTATAATGATGATGATTTTCAAAAAACTGAACATTCCTATAGCAAAACATAAGACAATAGGTCCTGTAAAATGTTTAGAATATTTGGGTATTATTCTAGATTCTGAAAAAATGGAAGCTCGACTACCTCTTAATAAAGTTGATCGCATTTGTgaattcatcaaaaatttatgcAGGAAAAAATCTTGTACAAAAAGGGAATTGTTGCAGCTTTTGGGTCACTTAAACTTTGCTTCACGTGTCATTTTACCTGGTAGATCCTTTGTTTCATACCTCATAGGGCTGTCCACTACTGTCAATGATTTGCATCATTATGTTAAATTAGATAAGGAATGCCGTGTTGACCTAGAATTTTGGTTACTTTTTCTGAGCAGCTGGAATGGTGTAAACATGTTTTACAGTAGACAATTTTACTCAAGTTATGATATGGAACTTTTTACTGATGCCTCATCAACAAAAGGATTTGGTGGATATTTCAAGGGAGAATGGTTTTATTCATCATGGCCATCAAACATTGCTTATCctgacaaaacattttcaatggCTTTTCTTGAATTATACCCCATTGTAGTATCCGCAATACTGTGGGGCTCACAGTGGACAACAAAACGCATTCTTTTCTGGTGTGACAATGAAGCTACAGTGGCTATAGTAAAAAAGGGCCGTTCAAAGtgtttacaaataatgaaattaatgagGAAACTTACATGGTGTGCTTGTAAATTCAACTTTCATTTTAGTGCCAAACATGTTCCAGGATATCAGAATGATATAAGTGATGCTCTATCTCGTTTACAGATAGACAGATTCCGCAAACTAGCTCCCAGTGCAGCACAACATCCAATGAAGTGCCCAAGCAGCTCAGATGTAATGTGGTCCTAAATCAAGCAGTGAATGAACTTTGGAACAGTGCTATTGCTAATACTACAAGAACTGTTTATGATACTGGGTTCAGAAAATTTGAGACTTTTATGTTATTGAATGGTTTTCAATTTTCTAATTTACCTCCTATTTCTGaggatattttaatttatttcatagcCCACTGCTTTAAAATTCTGAGTTTACAATACTCTACCATTAAACTATATTTATGTGGAATTAGGTATAAATATGTACAGGGTAATCAAAATGATCCCTTACAATCTGCTCATAATACACCTTTAATCAGACttgattatgttttaaattctgt from Mytilus trossulus isolate FHL-02 chromosome 8, PNRI_Mtr1.1.1.hap1, whole genome shotgun sequence includes the following:
- the LOC134727392 gene encoding uncharacterized protein LOC134727392, with protein sequence MVSTTDLPTKECRNSLSARTQPDVVSDLIEKEVFKGFLYGPFKDPPFQKYRVSPIGIAEGKYSGKKRLILDLSSPHNDDKHLSINDLIDKHNCSMSYVRIDDAIDVILKFGRNSWLCKFDISDAFKNCPIVPSQWPLFCIKWEKMYYFYVRLTFGCRSSPKIFDHLSQALCHIAENNYKVNSILHLLDDFLTIDPPDADGERTMAIMMMIFKKLNIPIAKHKTIGPVKCLEYLGIILDSEKMEARLPLNKVDRICEFIKNLCRKKSCTKRELLQLLGHLNFASRVILPGRSFVSYLIGLSTTVNDLHHYVKLDKECRVDLEFWLLFLSSWNGVNMFYSRQFYSSYDMELFTDASSTKGFGGYFKGEWFYSSWPSNIAYPDKTFSMAFLELYPIVVSAILWGSQWTTKRILFWCDNEATVAIVKKGRSKCLQIMKLMRKLTWCACKFNFHFSAKHVPGYQNDISDALSRLQIDRFRKLAPSAAQHPMKCPSSSDVMWS